CGGATCTCCTGATAGCCAAGGCCATACCGCTCACGAAGAACATAATCCTCGGGACGGGGGTGTCCTGCCTCCCGGACCACGACCCTTTCGTCCTCGCCCACAGGATAGCGGTGCTCGACCACCTCGCCAGGGGGAGGTTCTACTGGGGCGTCGGCGCGGGGAGCTTCATCGGCGACTTCGAGGTGTTCGGCATCGATCCGAAGACGGGCGAGCAGAGGGACCTCACGAACGAATCCCTCGAATTCATACTCAATCTCTGGAACGACCCGAAGCCGGGACTCTACAAGAACAAAAGGTGGAAATTCAGGGTGCCGAATCCCGTCGCCGAGGTCGGACTCGGCGTGCACACGAAGCCCTATCAGAAGCCCCACCCCCCGATAGGCGTCGCCGGTATCACCGCGGGCTCGGGGACTCTGCGCATAGCGGGGGCGAACGGCTGGATACCGATGAGCATAAACTTCATAACGAAGGACGTCCTCCGGACGCACTGGAAATCCGTCGAGGACGGGGCGCTCGAAACTGGCAGGACCCCCGACAGGCGCATGTGGAGGGTGGCCCGCGACATCTACGTCGCCGAGACGACGGAAGAGGCCAGGAGGGACGTCAGGGAGGGGACGCTCGCCCGTGACTTCACGGAGTACTTCTTCAAGATGGTGCCGAGGATAAGGGGGAACCTCGACATATTCAAGATGGACAAGACCATGGCCGACTCGGACGTTACGCCCGATTACCTCCTCGACAACCTCTGGATAGCCGGGAGCCCGGACGACGTCGCGAGGCAGATAAGGGAGCTCTACGAGTACGTCGGCGGGTTCGGGGTGCTGCTCGTTATGGGGCACGAATGGAAGCCGCGCGGCAAGTGGGTGAAGTCGATGGAGCTCCTCGCCGGGGAAGTCATGCCCAGGCTGGCCGATCTCGGGTGACCGTTCCGGCGGCCGCCGGGCGCTCTCCGGCCCGCATCCGCGCCGGAGGAAATCGGAACTTAAATCATGAGACGCGAATACTGGTACCTGATACTCGCGGGGATATTCTACGGAACGATAGCCCCGGGCGGTCAGCTCCTCCTGGGCAGGGGGCTCTCGCTATTCGAGACGGCATTTTACAGGCCGTTCATAGTCGGCCTCATTCTCCTCCCGGCGGTCCTGGCGAGAAGAGACCTCATGCCGGGGCGGGGTGCGCTCGGGCCCCTGGCCGTTTACGGCCTCGTAGGGGGGCTGCTGGAGCTCGCCCTCTTCGCCGGGCTCGCGCTGGGCGTCCCGGTGGCGATAGCGGTGCTCCTCCTCTACACGCAGCCCGTGTGGACGATCTTCATCGGGCGGCTGGCGCTCGGCGAGGAGATTACGGGGCGGAAGCTCGTCTCGGCCGTGCTCGGGCTCGTGGGGCTCGCGTGTCTTCTCCAGTCGTGGGAGGCCGGGGCGGGCCCGGCCTCTTACATCGGCATCGCGTGCGGGCTCCTGTCGGGGATCCTGCTATCGCTGTGGGTCGTCCTCGGGAAGAGGATTTCGGTTACGGGGCAGCACTACGTTACGACCACGTTCGGCTGGTCGGCGTTCGCGAGCGCGTGGCTCCTTCTCCTCCTCCCGCTCATGAAGCTCCTCCTGCCGGGGGACGAATTTTCGGGCCTCGCGTTCGCGCTCCCGGCCGGGGACTGGCTCGCGCTCGTAATCGTATCCGTGCTGGGCGGTGCGGTGCCGCACCTGCTCTTCTACCGGGGCCTCCGGGGCGTGCCCGCGTCGGTCGCGGGGATAGTGCTTTTGCTGGAGCCCGCGAGCGCAACCGTGCTCGCGTGGGCGTTCCTGGTGCAGCACATCGGGTTCTACACGCTCCTCGGGGGGGCGTTCATACTGCTTTCGAATTACATCGTCGTGAGGAGGGCCGGGGGGAGCGGCGGGGTGCAGTGACGTTCCCCGAGGTTTAATCGGCGGTTCTTACGGGCGTGGCGCTGTGGACGGCGTCGCCCGAGTTGACTATCTTGCTTACGCCTTCCGTTTCGATCACGGCGAGGCCGTTCACCCTGAGTATCGTCCCGAAGAGGGCGAGGAGGTCGTCCCTGGTGAGCCCGCCCTCGGGCGTGACTATTTTTATCCCGGCCGGCTTGACGGAGCTGTCTATGACGTAGACCTCCCCGTTTATTTCGCTCACGGTCTCCACCAGGTCGAAAAGGCTCATACCGTTCTGGAGCTGGACGACGCTGTCGTCCGAAGAAGCGCCCGCCGTTCCGTACAGCCGCTCGGTACGGGTGCGCACGTGTCCTTCGGGCGGGAACATATCGACGGGCACGGCCGCTATGTCGAGGGCCGCGAAACCCAGAAGAAAGAAGAAGCACCTGTATAGCATCTCGTCAGCCGCCCGGCGAGGGCATGTGAGCGCAGGCGGCGGTTAAAGATTAACATACGCGCCGCCGCGTCAAAATTTTTTCAGAGGCCGCCCGAAATATCGGCGATACGCTTTAGTCTCCCGGACCTCTTCTCTTTCCGTTCGAGCGCCTTCTTCCAGAGCCTTTTCTCCTCGGGGGTTTCGGGCTCGAATATCGGGACGGGACGGGGCTTGCCGTCGGGCCCCAGGTGAACGAATGAGAGAAAGGCGGTGCATGTGTGCCTCTGCTCGCCTGTGAGGACGTTTTCGGATATGACCTTTATGCCGACTTCGAGCGAGGACGTCCCGACGTAGCTTATGCCCGCCTTGAAGACGATTATGTCGCCGACCCTTATGGGCGAGTAGAAGAAAAGCTCGTCCACCGACCCCGTGACAAGGACGCCCCTTACGAACCTTATGGCCAGTATGGCGGCCGTCTCGTCGATGTCGTGCATGAGCTTCCCGACGGACATGAAGCTCCCGTAGAAGGTGTCTTCGGGGAGAACGACCTTCGTCGTTTCGAGCCTCATCCTGACTATCTCGGTTTCGTCGATGATGTTCCGGGCCTGCTCGTCGCGGCGCTCCAGTTTCGGCACGCGCTGCTTTTTGCGCTTCTTCGCCTCGGCGTGGACGGCCTCCTCTTCTTCGTCGGCGGGGGTTATCTTTTCGGCGATTTTTTTAGGCTCGCCGTTCTCGTCGACGGATATGAAGGCCAGGTGCGCGAACGTCGTGAACTTCCTCTCGCCCGTCCTCGGGTCTTCGGAATGGACCGCGACGGCGACTTCGAGCGAGCTCGAGCCTATGTATTCGATGGTGCTGTCGAGGATTACTATCTCGCCTACCTTGACGGGGTTGACGAAGTCGATGCTGTCCGTCGCGCCGAGGACGGTTATGCCCCGCGCCGTCCGGGAGGCGTTGATGCTCCCCGCGAGCATTATCCATTCCATGAGCCTCCCGCCGTGGAGCGTGCCGTGCGTGTTGGCGTGCTCGGGGGAAACGAACTGGACCATCTGGTGCCGTGTGTCTTTTATAGAAGGCATGGACTCGGGAATTATAGCATGCCGGCCGCGGTTAGACTATCCCGTTTGTGGGCCGCCGGGGTTTTCTGTCGGCAAAGTTTCCCAATAAAAACAGGCGGATTCAGGCATCGCATGGCGCACCGGGGGACGATTCTCGTCACGATTTCTTCTGTGCGGGGCCTTTCTGTGACATTTTTTGCCGGGTTTTTCGCGGGTCGAGCCCGGCGCGGAAGACCCTGGTGGAGAAATATATTAATGATTACGATGAATTGGACGGTATAAATTAGAATTATCTTTTAGCGGCATGATATTTGTAAGTAGGTTTTATTGTCTACGCCGCGCGAATTCACTTAATATTGTCCGTGGCGGAGACGGAAGAGGTAAGCCAGGCATGGATGCGGAGAAGGTAAATTTATTCATCGTAGAGCAAGGCTCGCCCGAAGGATACGAAATAGACCGCCTTCTTTCCAAGGCGGCCGGGCGTATCTCTTTCAGCGTTTCGAGGGCGTGCTCGCTCGCGGGCGCGGTAAGGCTTCTTTCACGTAAAGAGGCGGACATTATCCTTCTCGATTTGAACCTCCCCGATTCTTCCGGCCTCGAAACATTCGCCGAGCTGTCGGACCTCGCCCCGGAGACGCCCGTCATCGTGCTATCGGATTCGCTCGACGAGTCCGAGGCGGTAGGGGCCGTGCAGATGGGGGCGCAGGATTATCTCGTGAAGCGGGACATCGCCGGGGATCACCTCGTAAAGTCGATACTCTACGCCATAGAGCGGCAGAGGATGAACGTTCAGCTCAGGAACCTGTCCACGACGGACGACCTTACGGGGCTCTCGAACAGGCGCGGCTTTATCCAGAAGGTCGGCCGCGAGCTCAAAATGGCCGAGAAGATCGGGAGGAGCTGCATGCTTTCCTTCCTCGACATCGACGGCCTGAAGGAGATCAACGACACGTACGGGCACGGCGAGGGAGACAGGGCGCTCAAGGTGTTCTCCGGCAAGCTGAAAAAGATATTCGGCGAGGGGACGATAATCGCCCGTATAGGGGGGGACGAGTTCACGGTGTTCGCTCCGGGCTCGCCCGAGGCGCGCTTCAAGGCCGAGCTCGAACGGCTGAAAAAAAAGCTCGACGTATATAATCTCAGCAAGCGGAATCCGTACACGTTATCCGTGAGCGCGGGAGTCGCTTCGTTCGACCCCTCCGTCCCGTGCTCGATAGACGCCCTTTTGTCGAAAGCCGATCTGTCGATGTACAGGGACAAGGAATCCAGGAGAACCGGCGCGCCCTTCTGGACGATGCGGCATCATTATAGCCCTGGGCCTGTGAACCTGTAGAAAGTGGGATGATCTTGCAGTAGAATTTATCGCGATGGCCGACGAAACGATAAGAATATTACTCATAGAAGACAATCTGGACTATGCCCGGCTTATAAAGCGAATCCTTACCAAAAAGTCCCCGGACGCCATGAACGTCGAGCATTACGACACCTTCGCGGGCGGGTTCGACAGGGCGCAAAGGGGCGGGATAGATCTCATACTGCTCGATCTCGACCTCCCCGACAGCGGGAACATCGACACGCTCCAGGCCGTCAAGGGGGCGACCGAAGTCCCGATCATAGTCCTCACCGGCACGGACGACGAAAATCTCGCGCTCAAGGCGGTCCAGATGGGCGCGCAGGATTATCTGATGAAGGGGCAGGTGGACGCCAGGCTCCTCGTCCGCTCCATTAGATATGCGATCGAAAGAAAGAGGGCCGACGACGCCCTCAAGAGCACGGAAGAGCGGTTCAGGCTGATGATCGAAAACGTGCTCGACCTCATTACGATCCTGGACGTTGACGGCACGATGAAATACGTGAGCCCGTCGCACCGCCGCATCCTCGGATACGAAGACGAGGAGCTCCTCGGAAGGCGCGTGTTCGATTTCGTTCATCCCGAGGATTTCCCCCGCGTCTTCGACGTGTTTACCGAGGGTCTTCAGAACGCAGACCGCCTTTATTCGGCGGAATTCCGCGTAAGGCACAAGGAAGGCTACTGGCTTACGATAGAGTCCATCGGCAAGCTCTGCCCCGCCGAAATGGGGCTCGGCGTCGTCGTGAACTCGCGCGACGTGACGGAGAGGAAAAAGATGGAGGAGCGGCTCCGGAGCCTGTCCATAACGGACGACCTCACCGGGCTTTACAACCGAAGGGGGTTCCTTACGTTCGCCGACCATCACATAAAGGCAGCCGAGCGGAGGAAAGAGCAGTCTTTATTGATACTTATCGACATCGACGGCTTAAAGCAGATAAACGACGCGTTCGGCCACAACATCGGCGACCAGGCTATCATAGACGCCGCCAACGCCATAAAGCAGACGTTCCGGAATTCCGACGTGACGGCCAGGGTGAGCGGCGACGAGTTCGTCGCTATCACGTCCGACTCGGACGGGAAGGCCGCGGAATCGATAAGGAAGCGGCTTTACGAAAATATAGACGCGCACAACGCCAAGGGCATGAGGCCCTACAGGCTGTCGATGAGCATCGGCATAGCCAGCCACGACCCGGGTACGAACGGGTGCATCGACAGGCTTCTCTTGAAGGCCGACGAGCTCATGTATTCGGAGAAGAACAAAAAATACGAAAAAACGCCGAAGGGTAATGTCATTGATATGAGCAAGTATAGCTAGCGGTCCCGCCCGCAAGCCTTAACCCCGTTTCTCCCCCGAGTTTCTCACTCCGGTATTTCTCACGGACTTTCTCAATCTTACTCAACCGTCTCCATTATTAATGATTGCTCTTCCGCTACGGGTAAAAGTTTGTCATTTTGCGGCACGAATGTTACGGAATTTGTAATTGCCCGGCGTGCAAATATTGCACAAGGCTCCCCAAATAGTTTTTGTTTTAAAATGGTTAGGGAATGGGAAATTCGGGTGGTATGATTCTTGCAAATATGTTTTGGTGACATTTGATTAGCGGTTGGGGGGTATTCAATACGGAAGGGAGAGGGTAGATATACATGACTGCGTTGCCTGTAGAATTACTGCTGATTGAGGATAACGAGAGCTACGCGAAGCTCGTCGTCAGGAACCTCAGGAATGCGGAACATATACAATTCAACACCAGAACCGCCGGGACGCTCGTCGAGGGGATAGAGATGCTCGAAGAAAAGCCGGCGGACCTTATACTGCTCGATCTTTTGCTGCCGGACTCGGGCGGCCTCGATACCTTTAAAAAGATCCACAGCAATTTTCCGGGGATACCCGTAATAGCTCTCACCGCGGTCGCCGACGAAGACAGCGCCGTTAAGGCGGTCCAGCTCGGGGCGCAGGATTACCTCGTCAAGGGCGAGGTGGACAAGGACCAGGTCACGCGTTCGATAAGGTACGCGCTCGAGAGGCAGAAGGAAATCAACCACAGGAAAAGAATCGAGCGCGAGCTCTTCGAGGAAAAAGAGCGCCTCGCCGTGACTCTCAGCTCCATAGGGGACGGCGTCATAGCTACGGACACCGGGGGCAGGGTGGTGCTCATAAACGGCATCGCCGAAAGGCTGACGGGGTGGCTCCGCACGGAGGCCGTCGGAAGGTTCATAGACGAGGTGTTCTTCATAGTCAACGTCGAGACGGGCGAGATAAAAGAGAACCCCGTCAGCAAGGCTATAAGGGCCAACAGCGTCGTCGGCCTCGAAAGCGGCACGGTTCTCGTCACGAAGCAAAGGGAAGGATGCCGGTACGTTTCGGCGAGCAGCTCTCCCATAAGGGACAGGGACGGCATAATCATCGGCGTCGTCCTGGTCTTCAGGGACATCACCGAGCTGAAAAAGCTCGAAGAGGAGCTGCTCAAGGTCCAGAAGCTGGAATCCATCGGGGTCCTGGCGGGCGGCGTCGCGCACGACTTCAACAACCTCCTCACGTCCATCATGGGGAATATCTCGCTGAGCTCGCTTCCCGACATCTCCGACGGCAAGGTGAAGCAGAGGCTCCTGGAAGCGCTCCGCGCCTGTCACAAGGCCAGGGATTTGTCTTCACAGCTCCTGACGTTCTCGAAGGGCAAGTCGCTCGAAAACAAGGAAACTACGAACCTCGAAAAGGTGATAAGGGATACGGCCGCTTTTACCATGAGCGGGTCGAACGTCGATTTCCAGTTCGTCGTCAACGACAAGGTGTGGGCGGTCGAGGCCGACGAGGCGCAGATAAGCCAGGTCATAAGCAACTTGATAATAAACGCCGCACAGGCCATGACGAACGACGGGAAGATAACCATAACGATCGAAAACGTGGATGCGAAGAACGAAAAGGGGATACCGCTCACCGAGGGGTATTACGTAAAAACGACCATTGCGGACCAGGGGATCGGAATACCCAGGGAATACACATCGCGTATATTCGATCCCTACTTTACGACGAAGCAGTCGGGCAGCGGGCTTGGTCTTGCGACTTCGTACTCGATAATAAAGAACCACGGGGGATATATAACGGTGGAATCCGAGCTGCACGTCGGGACGAAATTCTACGTATATCTTCCGGCGA
This sequence is a window from Thermodesulfobacteriota bacterium. Protein-coding genes within it:
- a CDS encoding LLM class flavin-dependent oxidoreductase gives rise to the protein MEIGFFTMPLHPAGSDLTETLDADLDQIVTLDGLGYREAWIGEHFTAGWENLAAPDLLIAKAIPLTKNIILGTGVSCLPDHDPFVLAHRIAVLDHLARGRFYWGVGAGSFIGDFEVFGIDPKTGEQRDLTNESLEFILNLWNDPKPGLYKNKRWKFRVPNPVAEVGLGVHTKPYQKPHPPIGVAGITAGSGTLRIAGANGWIPMSINFITKDVLRTHWKSVEDGALETGRTPDRRMWRVARDIYVAETTEEARRDVREGTLARDFTEYFFKMVPRIRGNLDIFKMDKTMADSDVTPDYLLDNLWIAGSPDDVARQIRELYEYVGGFGVLLVMGHEWKPRGKWVKSMELLAGEVMPRLADLG
- a CDS encoding DMT family transporter, giving the protein MRREYWYLILAGIFYGTIAPGGQLLLGRGLSLFETAFYRPFIVGLILLPAVLARRDLMPGRGALGPLAVYGLVGGLLELALFAGLALGVPVAIAVLLLYTQPVWTIFIGRLALGEEITGRKLVSAVLGLVGLACLLQSWEAGAGPASYIGIACGLLSGILLSLWVVLGKRISVTGQHYVTTTFGWSAFASAWLLLLLPLMKLLLPGDEFSGLAFALPAGDWLALVIVSVLGGAVPHLLFYRGLRGVPASVAGIVLLLEPASATVLAWAFLVQHIGFYTLLGGAFILLSNYIVVRRAGGSGGVQ
- a CDS encoding acyl-CoA thioesterase, with the translated sequence MPSIKDTRHQMVQFVSPEHANTHGTLHGGRLMEWIMLAGSINASRTARGITVLGATDSIDFVNPVKVGEIVILDSTIEYIGSSSLEVAVAVHSEDPRTGERKFTTFAHLAFISVDENGEPKKIAEKITPADEEEEAVHAEAKKRKKQRVPKLERRDEQARNIIDETEIVRMRLETTKVVLPEDTFYGSFMSVGKLMHDIDETAAILAIRFVRGVLVTGSVDELFFYSPIRVGDIIVFKAGISYVGTSSLEVGIKVISENVLTGEQRHTCTAFLSFVHLGPDGKPRPVPIFEPETPEEKRLWKKALERKEKRSGRLKRIADISGGL
- a CDS encoding GGDEF domain-containing response regulator — its product is MDAEKVNLFIVEQGSPEGYEIDRLLSKAAGRISFSVSRACSLAGAVRLLSRKEADIILLDLNLPDSSGLETFAELSDLAPETPVIVLSDSLDESEAVGAVQMGAQDYLVKRDIAGDHLVKSILYAIERQRMNVQLRNLSTTDDLTGLSNRRGFIQKVGRELKMAEKIGRSCMLSFLDIDGLKEINDTYGHGEGDRALKVFSGKLKKIFGEGTIIARIGGDEFTVFAPGSPEARFKAELERLKKKLDVYNLSKRNPYTLSVSAGVASFDPSVPCSIDALLSKADLSMYRDKESRRTGAPFWTMRHHYSPGPVNL
- a CDS encoding diguanylate cyclase, giving the protein MADETIRILLIEDNLDYARLIKRILTKKSPDAMNVEHYDTFAGGFDRAQRGGIDLILLDLDLPDSGNIDTLQAVKGATEVPIIVLTGTDDENLALKAVQMGAQDYLMKGQVDARLLVRSIRYAIERKRADDALKSTEERFRLMIENVLDLITILDVDGTMKYVSPSHRRILGYEDEELLGRRVFDFVHPEDFPRVFDVFTEGLQNADRLYSAEFRVRHKEGYWLTIESIGKLCPAEMGLGVVVNSRDVTERKKMEERLRSLSITDDLTGLYNRRGFLTFADHHIKAAERRKEQSLLILIDIDGLKQINDAFGHNIGDQAIIDAANAIKQTFRNSDVTARVSGDEFVAITSDSDGKAAESIRKRLYENIDAHNAKGMRPYRLSMSIGIASHDPGTNGCIDRLLLKADELMYSEKNKKYEKTPKGNVIDMSKYS
- a CDS encoding response regulator; amino-acid sequence: MTALPVELLLIEDNESYAKLVVRNLRNAEHIQFNTRTAGTLVEGIEMLEEKPADLILLDLLLPDSGGLDTFKKIHSNFPGIPVIALTAVADEDSAVKAVQLGAQDYLVKGEVDKDQVTRSIRYALERQKEINHRKRIERELFEEKERLAVTLSSIGDGVIATDTGGRVVLINGIAERLTGWLRTEAVGRFIDEVFFIVNVETGEIKENPVSKAIRANSVVGLESGTVLVTKQREGCRYVSASSSPIRDRDGIIIGVVLVFRDITELKKLEEELLKVQKLESIGVLAGGVAHDFNNLLTSIMGNISLSSLPDISDGKVKQRLLEALRACHKARDLSSQLLTFSKGKSLENKETTNLEKVIRDTAAFTMSGSNVDFQFVVNDKVWAVEADEAQISQVISNLIINAAQAMTNDGKITITIENVDAKNEKGIPLTEGYYVKTTIADQGIGIPREYTSRIFDPYFTTKQSGSGLGLATSYSIIKNHGGYITVESELHVGTKFYVYLPAKGDTVTTESKINAVIKRGSGRVLIMDDKMEVREAAGEMLAHIGYEVEFARDGGELLRAYKSAKQEGKPFDTVIMDLTVPGGMGGKEAIEKLLRFDPEVKAIVSSGYSSDPILEKYEKYGFKGVLPKPYEMEKLSDVLHYVLSQRNN